A window from Pseudomonas frederiksbergensis encodes these proteins:
- the ddlA gene encoding D-alanine--D-alanine ligase has product MSKLRVGIIFGGRSAEHEVSLQSAKNIVDALDRSRFEPVLIGIDKQGHWHLNDPSNFLLNQENPALIALNQSNRELAVVPGKASQQLVETSSQEMLGHVDVIFPIVHGTLGEDGCLQGLLRMADLPFVGSDVLGSAVCMDKDISKRLLRDAGLAVTPFVTLTRATAARTGFAEVQGKLGLPLFVKPANQGSSVGVSKVNDEIEYAAAVELALGFDEKVLVESAVRGREIECAVLGNDDAIASGCGEIVVRSGFYSYDSKYIDAQAAEVVVPANISIEASERIRALAVEAFQVLGCSGLARVDVFLTDSGEVLINEINSLPGFTRISMYPKLWQAAGMTYSELVSRLIDLALEKHQARQALKISR; this is encoded by the coding sequence ATGAGCAAACTGCGGGTAGGTATTATTTTTGGCGGCCGTTCGGCTGAACACGAAGTGTCGCTGCAATCGGCGAAAAACATCGTCGATGCGCTGGACCGTTCGCGCTTCGAGCCGGTGCTGATCGGCATCGACAAGCAAGGTCACTGGCACCTGAATGACCCTTCGAATTTCCTGCTCAACCAGGAAAACCCGGCGCTGATCGCCCTCAACCAATCCAACCGCGAACTGGCCGTCGTGCCGGGCAAGGCCAGTCAACAATTGGTGGAAACCTCCAGTCAGGAAATGCTGGGACACGTCGATGTGATCTTCCCGATCGTCCACGGCACCCTGGGCGAAGACGGTTGCCTGCAAGGCTTGCTGCGCATGGCCGATCTGCCGTTTGTCGGCTCCGATGTGCTTGGTTCGGCCGTCTGCATGGACAAGGACATCAGCAAGCGCCTGCTGCGTGACGCCGGGTTGGCGGTCACGCCGTTCGTCACCCTGACCCGCGCCACCGCAGCGCGCACCGGGTTCGCCGAGGTGCAAGGCAAACTCGGCTTGCCGCTGTTCGTCAAACCGGCGAACCAGGGATCTTCCGTGGGCGTCAGCAAGGTGAATGACGAAATCGAGTACGCGGCAGCAGTGGAGCTGGCCTTGGGTTTCGATGAGAAAGTACTGGTCGAATCCGCCGTCCGTGGTCGCGAAATTGAGTGCGCGGTACTCGGCAACGATGACGCCATCGCCAGCGGTTGCGGCGAAATCGTGGTGCGCAGCGGATTCTATTCCTACGACAGCAAATACATTGACGCTCAAGCGGCGGAAGTGGTGGTGCCGGCAAACATCAGCATCGAAGCCAGTGAACGCATCCGTGCCCTGGCCGTCGAGGCATTCCAGGTGTTGGGTTGTTCCGGGCTGGCGCGGGTCGACGTGTTCCTGACCGACAGCGGCGAAGTGCTGATCAACGAGATCAACTCGTTGCCCGGCTTTACCCGCATCAGCATGTACCCCAAGCTATGGCAGGCCGCCGGTATGACGTACAGCGAGTTGGTCAGCCGTTTGATCGACCTGGCGCTGGAGAAGCATCAGGCGCGACAGGCGCTGAAGATCTCTCGCTAG
- a CDS encoding AraC family transcriptional regulator, which produces MAKHTPPIDWFHRAPDVGGLQRFEAFFAGHGYDLHRHDTYAIGHTLAGVQSFQYRGGWRHSLPGGTMVLHPDEVHDGEAGTETGFQYRMMYIEPALIQQMLGGQPLPFIKTGLSADPRLFAATAVLLRSLDCPLDPLEEQDALFDLAQALNSVSGVPATRQSFDYVAAERAREFIHSALDRTVTLEELAQHSGRDRWSLSRDFRLLFGTSPYRYLTMRRLDLVRSLLIQGQSLVSAALIAGFTDQSHMTRQFSKTYGLSPARWMKMHRR; this is translated from the coding sequence ATGGCCAAGCACACGCCTCCCATCGATTGGTTCCACCGCGCGCCGGACGTTGGCGGGCTTCAGCGTTTCGAGGCGTTTTTTGCCGGACACGGCTACGACCTTCACCGTCACGATACCTACGCCATCGGCCATACCCTGGCCGGCGTGCAGAGTTTTCAGTACCGCGGCGGCTGGCGCCACAGTCTGCCGGGCGGGACCATGGTGCTGCACCCGGACGAAGTTCACGATGGCGAAGCCGGCACCGAGACCGGGTTCCAATATCGAATGATGTACATCGAGCCGGCGCTGATCCAGCAGATGCTCGGCGGCCAGCCGTTGCCGTTTATCAAGACCGGCCTGTCGGCCGATCCACGTTTGTTCGCCGCCACCGCCGTGCTGCTGCGAAGCCTCGATTGTCCCCTCGATCCTCTGGAAGAGCAGGATGCGCTGTTCGATCTGGCCCAAGCCTTGAACAGTGTTTCCGGCGTGCCTGCCACACGCCAGAGCTTCGACTACGTGGCCGCCGAACGCGCGCGCGAATTCATCCACAGCGCACTGGATCGCACCGTGACGCTGGAAGAACTGGCGCAACACAGTGGTCGCGATCGCTGGAGCCTGTCGCGGGATTTTCGCCTGTTGTTCGGCACCAGCCCTTATCGATACCTGACCATGCGCCGCCTCGACCTGGTCCGCTCGCTGTTGATCCAGGGCCAGTCACTGGTCAGCGCCGCGCTGATCGCCGGCTTCACCGATCAGAGCCACATGACCCGGCAATTCAGCAAAACCTACGGCTTGTCGCCGGCACGCTGGATGAAAATGCACCGCCGCTGA
- a CDS encoding cupin domain-containing protein yields MNAYESLNFAEKISRIGPYWTPRVIAEMNDYQFKVVKLLGDFIWHDHQDTDETFIVLEGQLRIDFRDGHVLVNAGEMYVVSKGVEHKPFAEQEVKLLLIEPKGVLNTGSEGGERTAQNDVWV; encoded by the coding sequence ATGAACGCTTACGAAAGCCTTAATTTCGCTGAGAAAATTTCCAGGATCGGGCCGTACTGGACGCCCAGGGTCATCGCCGAAATGAACGACTACCAGTTCAAGGTGGTGAAGCTGCTGGGGGATTTCATCTGGCACGATCACCAGGATACCGACGAAACCTTCATCGTCCTCGAAGGACAATTGCGGATCGACTTTCGCGATGGCCACGTGCTGGTGAACGCCGGCGAAATGTATGTGGTGTCAAAAGGTGTCGAGCACAAACCGTTCGCCGAGCAGGAGGTGAAACTCCTGCTGATCGAGCCCAAGGGTGTGCTGAACACCGGGAGCGAAGGTGGCGAGCGCACTGCGCAAAATGACGTTTGGGTGTGA
- a CDS encoding methyl-accepting chemotaxis protein encodes MITDQVNQEQAVADAANIAYSTSQQTDSSAQRGSAVVTQAVNVMRDLASHMQTAGEGIEALNEQSLVIGTIVKTISGIAEQTNLLALNAAIEAARAGEQGRGFAVVADEVRQLASRTSQATDEIVGVVRQNQDMARNAVALMTEGKLQAEQGLALAAEAGTVIVEIQDGAQKVVNAVGQFANQLAT; translated from the coding sequence GTGATTACCGATCAAGTCAATCAGGAGCAAGCCGTCGCCGACGCCGCCAACATTGCCTATAGCACCTCGCAGCAAACCGACAGCAGCGCGCAGCGCGGGAGTGCGGTGGTGACTCAGGCGGTCAACGTGATGCGTGACCTTGCTTCGCACATGCAAACCGCCGGGGAAGGCATCGAAGCGCTGAACGAGCAGTCGCTGGTGATCGGCACCATTGTCAAAACCATCAGCGGGATTGCCGAACAGACCAACCTGCTGGCGCTCAACGCGGCCATCGAAGCGGCTCGGGCCGGGGAACAGGGGCGTGGTTTCGCGGTGGTGGCGGATGAGGTCCGGCAATTGGCTTCGCGCACCAGCCAGGCAACCGATGAGATTGTCGGCGTGGTGCGGCAGAACCAGGACATGGCGCGCAACGCCGTGGCGCTGATGACCGAGGGCAAACTCCAGGCTGAACAGGGGCTGGCGCTGGCGGCAGAGGCGGGGACGGTGATTGTCGAGATTCAGGACGGTGCTCAGAAAGTGGTGAACGCGGTCGGGCAGTTTGCCAATCAGCTAGCGACTTGA
- the pseH gene encoding UDP-4-amino-4,6-dideoxy-N-acetyl-beta-L-altrosamine N-acetyltransferase, whose translation MQLVPILEVSRQVQSRVRDLRNQPDVRQYMYTDHEISEAEHAAWLDSLTDNLRQSVFVLMLDGAARGVVSLNAISTLHKTADWAFYLDSDLQGQGLGSRLEFWLLDHAFGVAGLEKLNCEVLQSNPAVISLHQKFGFSVEGVRRQNIIKDNVRVDVVMLGITRQEWAARRPKMEDVMARLNRVS comes from the coding sequence GTGCAATTGGTACCCATCCTTGAAGTGTCCCGTCAGGTTCAGTCGCGGGTGCGCGATTTGCGCAATCAGCCTGATGTTCGCCAATACATGTACACCGATCATGAGATATCCGAGGCCGAGCATGCTGCCTGGCTTGACTCGTTAACGGACAATCTCCGTCAATCGGTGTTCGTACTCATGCTCGACGGCGCAGCCCGTGGCGTGGTGTCGCTGAACGCGATCAGCACATTGCACAAAACGGCTGACTGGGCTTTTTATCTCGATAGCGATCTGCAGGGACAAGGGCTGGGCAGTCGATTGGAGTTCTGGCTTCTGGACCACGCGTTTGGTGTGGCAGGTCTGGAAAAGCTCAACTGTGAGGTGTTACAGAGCAACCCGGCGGTGATCAGCCTGCACCAGAAGTTCGGCTTTTCCGTTGAAGGCGTGCGACGGCAGAACATCATCAAGGACAACGTCAGAGTCGATGTGGTGATGCTGGGCATTACGCGACAGGAATGGGCGGCGCGACGGCCGAAGATGGAAGACGTGATGGCACGGCTAAACCGTGTCAGTTGA
- a CDS encoding MFS transporter, producing the protein MTANTHSHPAPFTRSDYKTLGLAALGGALEIYDFIIFVFFALTLSQLFFPPEMPEWLRLLQSFGIFATGYLARPLGGILMAHFADRLGRKKVFSLSILMMALPCLLIGIMPTYAQIGYFAPLLLLALRILQGAAVGGEVPSAWVFVAEHAPVGHRGYALGFLQAGLTFGYLIGALTATFLAQAFTPAEILDYAWRYPFLLGGVFGVIGVWLRRWLSETPVFMAMQAQRDAAVELPLRTVLREHRLAMLPAMILTCVLTSAVVVFVVITPTMMQKTFGMTASHTFALSALGIVFLNIGCVLAGLLVDRIGAWRTVMLYSLLLPLGIGVLYTCLIIGGGWIGLAYAVAGLGCGVVGAVPSVMVSLFPARIRVSGISFTYNIAYAVWASITPLLLIGLMPWSPWICVIFCAVMGAVGVSCAAYFGTRMPNVGSRSAASCV; encoded by the coding sequence ATGACTGCCAACACTCACTCGCATCCGGCGCCGTTCACCCGCTCGGATTACAAGACCCTCGGCCTTGCGGCCCTTGGCGGTGCGCTGGAAATCTACGATTTCATCATTTTCGTATTTTTCGCCCTGACCCTCAGCCAGCTGTTCTTCCCGCCGGAAATGCCTGAGTGGCTGCGACTGCTGCAAAGCTTCGGGATCTTCGCGACCGGTTATCTGGCGCGGCCATTGGGCGGGATTCTGATGGCGCATTTCGCCGATCGACTGGGCCGCAAGAAGGTCTTCAGCCTGAGCATCCTGATGATGGCGCTGCCGTGCCTGCTGATCGGCATCATGCCGACCTACGCGCAAATCGGTTATTTCGCCCCGCTGCTGCTGTTGGCGCTGCGAATTCTCCAGGGCGCGGCGGTGGGTGGCGAAGTGCCGAGCGCCTGGGTGTTCGTCGCCGAGCATGCGCCGGTCGGGCACCGCGGCTATGCCCTCGGTTTCCTGCAGGCCGGGTTGACGTTTGGCTACCTGATCGGTGCACTGACGGCGACCTTTCTGGCACAGGCATTCACCCCGGCGGAAATCCTTGATTACGCTTGGCGTTACCCGTTCCTGCTGGGCGGTGTGTTCGGCGTGATTGGCGTCTGGCTACGCCGCTGGCTCAGCGAAACCCCGGTGTTCATGGCCATGCAGGCCCAACGTGATGCGGCCGTCGAACTGCCGCTGCGCACGGTCTTGCGTGAACACCGCCTGGCCATGCTGCCGGCGATGATCCTCACCTGCGTACTGACCTCGGCAGTGGTGGTGTTCGTGGTGATCACCCCAACCATGATGCAGAAAACCTTCGGTATGACCGCCAGCCACACCTTCGCCCTGAGTGCCTTGGGCATTGTCTTTCTGAATATCGGCTGTGTACTTGCCGGGCTGCTGGTCGACCGCATTGGCGCCTGGCGCACCGTGATGCTCTATAGCTTGCTGCTGCCTTTGGGTATCGGCGTGCTCTATACCTGCCTGATCATCGGAGGCGGCTGGATCGGTCTGGCGTACGCGGTGGCCGGCCTTGGTTGCGGAGTGGTCGGCGCGGTGCCGTCGGTGATGGTCAGCCTGTTCCCGGCGCGGATTCGTGTCTCGGGGATTTCCTTCACCTACAACATTGCCTACGCCGTCTGGGCAAGTATCACACCGTTGTTGCTGATCGGTCTGATGCCGTGGAGCCCATGGATCTGCGTGATCTTCTGCGCGGTGATGGGGGCAGTGGGTGTGAGCTGTGCCGCGTATTTCGGGACGCGGATGCCTAATGTCGGAAGTCGCAGCGCGGCTTCCTGCGTTTAG
- a CDS encoding SET domain-containing protein-lysine N-methyltransferase: protein MKTHAAHDTLAQPPDGIYPFAELPVRLGFPSRADFEIIDNTHGSAAAVAVLRDFPRISRICRASGHLLPYRCRHTRQLAHGIHVYDPRFCGLLRHSCDPNVFLDMSELWLWALKDIKKGDRLTMDYASTEDKLMRQFACQCGSFDCRGWITGYDESPNADGQLFLQHWRRRSPC from the coding sequence ATGAAAACCCACGCCGCGCACGACACGCTTGCACAACCACCCGATGGGATTTATCCATTTGCGGAGCTGCCCGTTCGCCTTGGATTCCCCTCCAGGGCCGACTTCGAGATTATCGACAACACCCACGGATCGGCGGCAGCCGTCGCAGTGCTTCGGGACTTTCCACGCATCAGCCGAATTTGTCGGGCGTCGGGGCACCTGCTGCCGTATCGCTGTCGGCATACCCGGCAACTGGCTCATGGCATCCATGTCTATGACCCGCGCTTCTGCGGGCTGCTGCGACACTCCTGCGACCCAAACGTATTTCTCGACATGAGCGAGCTATGGTTGTGGGCGCTGAAGGACATCAAAAAAGGCGATCGACTGACGATGGACTACGCCTCTACCGAAGACAAACTCATGCGTCAGTTCGCCTGCCAGTGCGGCTCATTCGACTGCCGTGGCTGGATCACCGGCTACGATGAATCGCCGAACGCCGACGGCCAGTTGTTTCTTCAACACTGGCGCCGGCGAAGTCCATGCTGA